A segment of the Lolium perenne isolate Kyuss_39 chromosome 3, Kyuss_2.0, whole genome shotgun sequence genome:
CGCACCGGGCCGCCCTATCGCCATGTCGCGCTGCTCCAACACCTCCGGCTACACCGCCGTGCGGGAGCACCCCAGCGACGCGTTCTATTTGGAGATCCGCTCCGGACCGGACCGCATCATCCTCGGCACCTTCGAGACGGCGCACAAGGCGGCGCGTGCCTACGACGCCTTGGCAGCCCACGCGCAGATGAactggacgcgccagcaggcggAGGATCTGGCGCCGCGGCGCCGCATATGCACCTCTTCACCGACGAGGACAAGGGTCATCACAAGATACTACACATCCAGCTGTACCGAGGACAAGCGCCTCATGACGGAGTGGAAGCATCCCTTCCCGCAGGACGTCGAGCACAATGCGGCGCGGAAGGCGAGCCGCGTTGCGAGAAGGAAGGACAAGGCCGAGCGCCGCGCCTTCATCCTAGCGTGGGAGGCCGGCCCTCAGACGATCGATGACGACGACAATAGGTGGATGGTCCTCCACGATGGTGTCCGACACCACCATGTCGGGATCGGTCTGGAGCAACTAGTGGAGTAGATCGTCTTCGGTCTGAACTATgtttaattagttttattttatCGTACTTGTGTAATTGGCGCTGAACTATGTTGAATGTTATTTTCTGTCTATTTGTTTCGTGTTGTTTGATCTATATTTTGCGCAAAACTGTGAACTAGTGTGTTTGTGGCGCTGCATTTTCACGCACCTGGTATATCTCTGTTTCTGCGCGCGATATTTAGCTCCTCCCATGAAGCAAAATCTCTCTTCAGCAAAACAGACGTATTATTTATCATCATTCAGCAAACTCACAGATACCAAATTGATCAAAGGGGAGAGAAAGGAGAACCTTTGGATCAGAATTCACGGCAGATTTACAAGGCTACAGCAGGCATGCAGTAAGAACATAACTGTAGAGGAGCCAAACCCAACAAAAACAAATAAAGCACACAGGTGAAAGTGACCCAAATATATTAGGCAGTTTAATCGTTGCGGCAGCATCAGTAGCAGCAAAACAAGCTGCTACGATAATAGTTTTGCTGTTTCCGTGGCTAACCTCTAATTTAAGAGTaaaacagccacaatttgataacgCGATGGTTTAACCAGGATGCGAAGTCCTAGCAGCAGAACGCTGTGGGCATCCGTAGTCTTACAAAAAATATTCCCCGGGCAGAATGGTGTTATACTGCTGCTTCCACTAGCTCACACAGTCAAGAGCTTGATGACAGATGCATTCCCGATGCGGTGAAGGGCCACGATGGATTCACCAGGGTTGCAAAGCCCCGCCTCCTTCGCGCTCTTCACAGCAAACTTGAGTGCCTCGTCCGTGGCTTCACTGTCAAACGCCTTTGCAGTGCCAGCACTCAGCATAGGGATCACACCCCTCACGATAAGGCTTTGCCTGGCAGGCCCCTCGTCGCTGCAGATCCAGTCAAACTCGACGGTCTTCAGCTCAGGAACCACAACAGACAGTATGGGCATCGATGGCCTATACTTGGCTACAAGCCTTGCAGTTGTTCCTCCCCTAGTAAGCACCAAGATAAGCGTTGCTTTAGCTGAGTTCGCTGTGCGGACGGCTGATGATGCAAGACTCTCCAACGGGCTCATAGGAATTGGGGCTGATAACATGATTGACTTGAAAACAGCTGAATAGTCAACGCATGACTCCGCCTCCAAGCAGATCTTGGCCATAGTTTGCACTGCCAGTTCTGGATAAGCCCCAGCAGCTGTCTCACCACTGAGCATGACACAGTCAGTGCCATCAAGAACTGCATTGGCAACATCGGTTGCTTCTGCTCGAGTAGGGCGAGGGGACTTGATCATAGACTCCAGCATCTGGGTTGCAGTCACCACTGGCTTGCCCTGAATGTTGCACTTGAAAATCATCACCTTCTGTGCGTAAAAGATCTTCTCTACAGGAATTTCCATTCCCAAATCACCTCTTGCAACCATAAAAGCATCAGACTGTGCCAGGATATCGTCAAAGTTAGCTACTCCCTCTTGGTTCTCAACCTGCACATTCAAGTTAATTGTAACAATCAATTCACAAGAAAAAAAGAGTTAACTGAAACAATCAGCTAGGTGAAGTACAGAAGGGCAATACACACAAAGAGAATGGCATACCTTTGACATCAGCATAATTGACTTTGCATGCTCCCCAAGTACCTTCCTGACCTCCACAAGATCTGAACCTTTGCGGACAAACGACAAGGCAATCATGTCAATCTTGTTCGGGACACCCCATTGAAGAATATCCTCCTTGTCCTTTTCAGTGAGAGTTGGGAGATCAACAACAACCCCTGGAAGATTCACATTCTTCCTCTCACCAAGCATAGCAGTGTTCTCACAACAGCAGCGAACAAGACCTTGCTCTTTATCACAATGAAGCACAGTAAGAGTGATGGTACCATCAGCACATAATATGACACTTCCTGGCTTCAGATCAACTGCTAGCTTCTTATAGCTCATCGATATTGTCTTGTCATCGCCCTGAATGCTATAATCTGTGGAAATTGTGATTTCTTGACCCTTCTTCAACTGAATAGGCTTCCCATCTTTCAAAAATCCGGTACGGATCTCTGGACCCTGCAATGTAGTAAACCAATGAATATCTGATCAATAATCTTTCATCAAACAAACAAGTGTAAACAAAATGAGGTAAATGCCTGTCCATACTAGAAAGTTAAGAAAAAACCATTTGATCACTCACACACATCCATGCACATACATCAAAACAAGATCACTTATATTTAATTTTGAGATTATCAAGCTGATTATGCAGACACAAATTTGGCATCAACATTTGGCCCAACACATTTTGCTCATAACACAGAAAAAATATGAGGGCCAATTGTTCCATGACAAGAACTTCTAGGAACACATAAAGACAAACAGACAGAAATTTGGCAGCGATTTTTTGTCCATCATAGTTTGTAACTTTCTTCATCAaatccccgcaaaaaaaaaaaactttcttCATCAAACAAGGATGCCATATGTTGCTATGATGACAATATCTCCTCGTTTCCAAGAAATCCCCCATCTTGATCAAAAATAGTAATGTGAACCAATtgcatgccaatactacaaaggtTGAGCCTTATGCTATGTTGATAAAATTCCACTAGCACTCTATACTTCGCAATATGCTTTTTTTATAAAAACAGATAATGTAAACAGAAAAACCTCTGAAAGTAAAAGAAACACAATTTTAAGAAGTATGATTAGTCATTAATTACAAGTCAATCGAACGAGAGATTCTGCTTGTGCTGTTCTGCGAATTCCTTATGTTGCACAGATAACAGATGAATATCATATAAAAAGC
Coding sequences within it:
- the LOC127339644 gene encoding uncharacterized protein, yielding MSRCSNTSGYTAVREHPSDAFYLEIRSGPDRIILGTFETAHKAARAYDALAAHAQMNWTRQQAEDLAPRRRICTSSPTRTRVITRYYTSSCTEDKRLMTEWKHPFPQDVEHNAARKASRVARRKDKAERRAFILAWEAGPQTIDDDDNRWMVLHDGVRHHHVGIGLEQLVE
- the LOC127342526 gene encoding pyruvate kinase, cytosolic isozyme, with amino-acid sequence MVSNGQLSQPQAGAEEYGVAVMRRRPKTKIVCTLGPASRSVDMVEKLLRAGMCVARFNFSHGSHDYHQETLDNLRAAMERTGILCAVMLDTKGPEIRTGFLKDGKPIQLKKGQEITISTDYSIQGDDKTISMSYKKLAVDLKPGSVILCADGTITLTVLHCDKEQGLVRCCCENTAMLGERKNVNLPGVVVDLPTLTEKDKEDILQWGVPNKIDMIALSFVRKGSDLVEVRKVLGEHAKSIMLMSKVENQEGVANFDDILAQSDAFMVARGDLGMEIPVEKIFYAQKVMIFKCNIQGKPVVTATQMLESMIKSPRPTRAEATDVANAVLDGTDCVMLSGETAAGAYPELAVQTMAKICLEAESCVDYSAVFKSIMLSAPIPMSPLESLASSAVRTANSAKATLILVLTRGGTTARLVAKYRPSMPILSVVVPELKTVEFDWICSDEGPARQSLIVRGVIPMLSAGTAKAFDSEATDEALKFAVKSAKEAGLCNPGESIVALHRIGNASVIKLLTV